In Melospiza melodia melodia isolate bMelMel2 chromosome 30, bMelMel2.pri, whole genome shotgun sequence, the DNA window TGGGGATGGAGCCCTGGTCAAgcaccagctgcagaggggaagcTCCAGCATGGGACCTTGCTGCAGCCTGGTCTCAGCTGCCTCCTCTGTCTCTGCAGAGTTCCCCCACGTGCACGACGACGGCTGGATTGGGATCATCATCGGGTGTAAGTGAAGCCTCTGTTTGCTATTCCCCACTGGCACGGCCCCGTGGTCCCTCTCCAATCCCTCACTGCCGCCTCTTCCCCGCAGTCGTGatcttcctgctcctgctgctgtcagggctgctggtgctgctctaCTTCTACCACCACCGCTACAAGGGCTCTTACCACACCAACGAGCCCAAGGCCATCCAGGATTACGGCGGCGCCGCCAAACCGCCGGCGGCCCGCAAggaacagaacctgccccagatCCTGGAGGAGCCGAGAGGGGACTAACGGGGCCGGGGGTGGGACGGGCTCACAGCCCCGGGAGCCGCCCGGGAATGAGCGAGCGCCGCGGGACCAAAAGGCCGAGCACACCTGAACTGCCAACACCCGCCTTCAGACTGACCCAACGGCACCGGACCGAGCGCCACCTCCTCGGGCCCGGATCCGCCGAGCCCCGGCCTCGCTCGCCCCGGATACAGCGGAGGCCTCCAGCTGCCAAACCCTGCCTGGCCTCTGTAGgggagccccgggcccggtgcccaCCCTCCCTCTGGCCGGGGGcacccctctgctgctgccacccgcgTAGCTGACCCGCTGCTTTGCTCGCTTCGCCAGCGCCACGCAGAGCCACGAGCGCCGGCCGCGCCCGGCCGCGCTGCCCAGCAATACTCCAACACCGGCGCCGCGCATGCCGCCACCGCAccttgctgagatgctgctttcATAAATCAGGTACAGATCCTTTCTACCATTTTTTTGTTGCTGGATATTCTACTACACTCTGGTTTTTTTATTCTCTCGGTTTGTATAAAAAACCAAGCGGAAGCTCCCGCGGGAGGGAGGCCCCCGCGTGTCGTGGTACGTGGTCTGTAGTTTGCTACTTCTCTGTACGAAGTGCCAGTCCTGCCGATTACCTCCAGCCCAGGGAAAGCTCCTGTTCACTTGCTGTGTTTGTGGTAAGACAATGTTACAGATATGCATTTATCTACCCAAAGGCCTGGCTCCACTGggcactttatttttaaaaagtctgtTCTTTTGAATGAGATGTGAAGATAATCAAATAAAGGCAGAATGATGGCATTTGACACTCCCCAGCCTTCGCCTTGGCAGCCTGGGCAGATCCTCTCCTCCCACCCCGGCTCAGCCTGCACCAAGGGAGGCACCACATTGGCAACAGCAATTCCTGGTCCCAGAGTGAGAGGGAGGGTGTAGGGAGCCGGGGCTAGaggcagctcagctgctgctgcacacacacatcaTGTCCTGCTCTCCCCACCACCACCTCTCCCCACTTCCCACCCTGAGCCAGTGTGATTCAGGCAGCTGGCAGCACCGGGTCACTCTGTCCCCCCTGGACCCTGGGAGCCACGTTGGGGACAgctgggcagagcccagcaggctggggacagtgtgaggaCAATCTGATGCCCAGGGTAACAGaggccaggagcaggggagggtCTTTGCTACCACTTTATTATGACAAAGGCTACAAGCCATGTTATTTAAAGTGCATTATTATTACCATTATTCACCGTCAACAAACCACAGACACAAGCCTGGCATAGTGCAGATATGGCCAAAGTGGCAGAAGACGCTTAGgcaagagcagggctggcaggagctggctGGATGGAGGTGGCAGGGAGCAAGGCTCAGGAAGGTGCTGGGATACAAGCACTGCTCCAGACACACCTAAACACCTCCATGCTCCAGGGGATAACaggaaggacagacagacagcctggCCTGCCGTAGCAGGGGACTGGGAAAGTATGGTGAGGGCTGGGCCAGGGAGGGCTTGGCTCCCAGGCAAACCCAGCACCTCTGTGTGTTCCTGGAATAaacagctgggagcagggctggggccctGGAGCCAGGTCAGGGCTCAGTCAGGCTCCCCGTGTCATCCTGGGAACCCAGCCCTGGACGTtgggagcacagcccagcacccagcaccaggCCAGGCAGGAGGCTGGTGGTGTATGTGGCTCTCAGGGGACAGCCCCAACCTTCAGgccaccccagccccatccagcctgccctgtcccagccctggagcaACATCCCAGCAAAGGTGCTGACaggtgcaggacacctgggatgCCTGCAGTCCCTCCACCCCAAAATACAGGGCCCAGCCACTAGTTGAGGGTTAGTTTAAagtgcttttttctttcctttttgcatGGAGTGCAAGGCCAAACCTCACCCTGCCAGAGAATATTTCCCCTTTATCCCCAGGGCCAGGGGGTCACAAAGCCTAAAGAAGGTTTCTGAGAATCCCCCCTTGGGTCACAACAGGCAGGGATTGCAACACTATCCTCTACCCAGCTCAGTGGCACCCCTACTCAAAGTATCATATTGCATAGTGCTGCTCTCCCATCCCCAGGCATCCCTTGgtgccactccagccacagctgGGCAGTCCCCATTTCCCAGccagctggggcagaggggaTCTCACCCTGGGACAGCCATGGCCCAGGGGCTGCTTACACTCCTGCCCCGAGTCTCTCTGGTGTCTGGATGGAAAGTAGCACTTGTGacacacacagcagcaggaacagcagcagtcaTGTCAGCGTGAAGCAAACATGGCATTGCTTACAAGGTGCAGCAGCAAGGTGTGCCAGAACCACCCCGGAGCTTAGATGATGTCCGTCTCCCTCTCTATGCCAACATACTTCAGGGCATCTGCCTGGCTGTACCTACGGGACAGGAAGGCATGGCTGCAGCAATGCTGCCCCCAGAAACCTGCACAGAGTTTGGGATCAACCCTGCAGGCCAAGTTTGGTGCTGGCCAAGGTACCTGTAGTCAAAGAAAAGCTCCTCTCCTGCCTGGATGGCTCTCTTGGCGAAGATGCCAATGCGGTGGTCTCCGTTCACCATCACAACTGCAACCAGAGATGCAACATCAGAGATGCAACATCAGGAATGCAACATCAgagatgtgcagccccagcttgGGCTGGAGCTCTCACACACCATGTCCTGCCTGGCCTGGCTGGGCAGAGGGACCTCACCTTTCGCATAGCAGTTGGGGTTCACCGAGTGGTTGGCAAAGCGGATTTTATTTCCTTTGCGAGTAGCGTCAACAACAAAatctataaaaagaaaaaagagaaggaaaccgTGGTGTAAGGCCAGGCCTGTCACCCAGGCAAGAGGTGGGCTGAGCATGCCCACCTGGCCTCTCCACCCCTGGAAACCTCAGGAAGTTACCATTGTTGAGGTTGAAGAGGAAGCTGGACATGTACTTGTCGTAGACCTTTCCTCGCCTGTCAGCCTCATCCTGTGAAATGAGCTGTAGAGGGAGATCACCTTGAGAGACACGGCAGCTGAGGGCTGAGCCAGGTTCCAGGGCTGCCCCTGGAAACAccctcctgctctccctcccaccagggctcccagggatggggcagggccagagcagagctctcaggcagcagcacacacacacacactcctccACAGCGGAGGCCAGAGGTACTGAGAGGTGTCCCCAGACAGCACAGGGCTCCATCTCCAGACCTGCTCAGagcccatgggcacagcagaaccAGAGAAGGCAGCTGACCCCACAGCCAGAGGAAGCTCTCCCACCACACACAGCCCCCGtgtgcctggccagcagccccagcacagcactgacCTCCCCGCAGTACTCGGAGATGAACTCGTTCTTCTGCACTGCCTCCTTGATGAATGTCCCCCAGCCAGCCACGTCTGATGGGGCCAGCAACAAATGCTGGAACCAAATGAAAGGAAATGGGGAGAGTTGGCAGGTACAGCACCTCACAGCATACAGGTCATGGGGGCAGCAGGGAGCCAGTGTCCATCCAGCATGCCCTTGTTGTGACACAGCTCCCTACAGACTTACACCATTACATGGAGCTGCACAGGACCTGACACACACTAATTTGCAACTTTCTCTGAATTTCCCTTCTTTTAAAATGCTCAATTCCTTGCTCTGACCAGCAGAATTCAAGACTAAATCTTCCTCTAGAGCCACTTTGTACATTCTCTTGCTCTCACCATTCCTCATGTAACTCCCATCTCCCGATTTTGACATCCACCATCCCTCCTGATTTTCACACCTACAGTCCCTACTCCAGAgtaagagcagcagagacccagggcagagcagcttcTTTTCCAGACTCTGGCATCTTCAGGGAAGCTGCTCCCCCtccacacacagcagcagcagcagctgtgtgtcAGCTCTGCCCTGAGGCAGCCCACTGCTGTCAATACCTTTTTGAGGCCTCGCTGGATGCTGCAGTTCTTGCAGGAGACCACCTTGCAGTCCCAGTGCTCTGAGGCCCCACAGGTGAGGCAGAGGTCAGGGTCACACTCCCTCACAGCCAGGTAGCAGGGGCACTGCTTGGTGTTGCACTGGGTCTTGCAGCGGCAGCCTGGGAAGCGGTTCTGACCTGCAGCAACACACACAGCGGGGTTGCACTGTGAGCTTTGCCACAGAACAGAGGGTctgtccccagctgctcctccccaagcAGATCTTGAGCAGGGACAGAAGAAAGTCTGGCTGTTTTCTCcactgcagagctgggaatggaagCCCAGATAGGATAAACAAACATGGCAGAGCAGTGACCCAACGCCCAGCCTAACTGCTGGAGGCACATCCTGATCACAGGGGACCAGCAGAGCACCCACAGGACACTGACACAGGGATGAGCACTAACAGGAGAGTCTCAGCTGCCAACAGCTGCAAAGTGCAGATATGAACAGCACAGAACCATCTCCTTTTGGGCCTTAGCTAACAGAACTGCTGTGGATGGACAGAGCAGCAAGTGCAGGAATAAAGCAGGCACCCAgcaagccccagctctgcaccctccctgtgctctgtgccaggaGAGCTGGCTGCTTTCCTGCCCAATAGTCCTTGACCTCTTCTTACAGTCAGGGTTGCACTGGCAGAACTTCTCACAGAAATTCTGAGTCATGATGCAAGGGCAGGAGCTGTcacagggatgctcagggtggtCACAGGGCTGGTAGTTGTACACCTGGGTTGGTGAATTATCTAGAACAAGAAGAGAAATGCCAAGATTGGAAGCTGAATGTTGCAGGAACCTGTTCAAAGCAGCAAGTGCAGGGCACTGGAGCCAAGAAGGTGCAAGCTGCCCatctgcctgcagggcagggagcctggcagcacccagctcccacagacacacacatggCTGTGCCCAGTGACCACAGCATGGCTGCACACTGCCCTCAGGCTGCAGCAAATCCTGCTGCACACGCAGcctcagtgggcactgggatggccATGATGCCCCTGGCACCCCAGGGGTAGTCACTCCCTCCATGCTGCTGGACCTGCTGGGGTGGTGAACAGGGCACGGCCACCCCACTGGAGAACTCAACCCTTGCAAACCTCCcatgacacagccacagccaaCTCTACCTTTCTTCAGCTGGATCTTCCTGCAGTGTGCAGCCCACAGCCTGCAAAAGGAGCACAGAAGGTTGAGAGGATGTGTAAGCCCTCAGGgagaggcagccagagctgctcagcaccagcagccagcacagcagagaTGGGCTTGGCAGATTCATGCATTAATGATCAGCAGCCACCATAAAGTGGAGAGGGATGAGAGtgatgcagctgcagcagctctttaAGCCAAACACCAGAGCCAGAATAATATTGGACACACTGAGATCAACACACAAAGTGGGTTACAAGGGAGCTGAGGCTGCTCTTAGGGAAgtggcaccagcaccagcagcctgtgctgccctaccctcccctcaggctgagccaggagctgcagggcccctgagcccccaggcagagctgggccaggccagcacccagcagcagcagccccatgtGACAGCAGGACGTGCTCACAGATGGGAGCCAGATGGGGATTACCGGGAATGCGTTGGCACAAAAAGCAGAGGATCTGGTTGCATTTTAAGAACAAAACAAGCTTGTCCAACACTTGCCTgtgcttccttttcttcttctgggatgGATTCATTAACTCGTTTGTTGGCAGTTTCGTTATAAGCGATTCCTTCACTGCAAACTGAAAGACCTACCCAAGAACATAAGCAAAAAGTTCAGTGCACTCAAGTTGTTTTATCAAAAGCATAAGGAGAGTGTGAGTAAGCACAGCAAGGCTCCCAGGCCTGGGctcagagagcagcagctctgccccattTTCCTGCCTATGGCACACTGCCTCCTCCTGCctgcacacctgggagggaaccCACAAAGCCAGCACACAGGGTTCACTCTGccaacagcagcactgctgcacagTAACACCCTGAGCTCCAAAAGCGTTGATCTGGCACCTTCCTGTGGGGAGCTTTGTGGCAGAGAAATAAAACCAACAGGCAGTGGCTCTGGCCCCTCTCTTGCCTGCTCTGGGCACCCACCTGCTTGCAGGTCTTTGTCCCCAGCAGCCTGGCAATCGAGCAGAAGTTGTTGAAGTAGGTGCCATGGAAGACACGGAAGAGTGACTCCTCAGCTCCTGTCCACTCCACGGGCTCCTGCGGCGTCTCCACCGCAAACAGCTGGGAggaggctgggctcagcttctgCTTTGTGGGGGTTTGGCAGCGGGAGTTGGCCTCTGGCAGGAAGGGCACATGGTAAGCCAAACACAGCCTGGCCATCGTGGTTTGGGGGGCAGTGGTCACCCCCTAGTGCCCTGCAACCCTGCACTGCACTCCCAGCCTCACACTCCTGCCTAAGGCCAGGCACAGTGCTCAGGAGCCACGGGCTTGCTCTGGGCTTTGCCTGTCCCAGCAAAGCTCTTGCTTTTCCTGGCAACATTCCTCCTTCCTGGGAAAGGGCAGTgaatcccacagcagcaggggcagggctgctGTCTCTCATGTTTGCTGGGAACACTGACTGCTAAGTCCAAAttctccagctgtgcaggaagcagAGGGGAGCCTGGGAGAACTGCAGCTGGGAGGAGCTGCCTGCCCTCACCGAGAGGAGAGGGGTGTCTCAGGACCATACCCGAGGAGCTGGAGGCCCACTCGTTGCCCGTGTCGCGGTCGCTGTCGCCCTCCCTGGTCTCGGTGACAGCCGGGGCGGTGCTGGAGCAGGACGCGCCCACCGCGTGGTGCCGCCGCCGGCGACGCCCGGAGCACTTGGAGCGGGGGTTGTGCAGGGCAGCGAACTCCTTGGCTCCTTCCTGCAAGCAGAGCAGAAGACAAGACAGGTGGCAGATGACCAGGGAATGCAGGAAGGCTTCTCCACAGGCCCTGGGACAAGCCCTGTCCTGCCACCACCAAGAGCAGGTAGAAGAGGCTGGCCACGTGTGGTCCCTTCAGCAAGTGCCAAACCAGCTGCTTGTGTTGCATGTTCCCACTCTGTTCTCTTTGGCATTGCTCCCTGGCCCTGAACTCCCAGCCCACTCCTCTGGATCCTCCTGACTTCTTGCTCTGGTCCTTTTAGCACGGGCTTAATTTCTCTGACACTGCATTGAGTCCAGAGAAATCATCTGTCATACAATTTCCCATCTGCCAGCTCTGCAATTAATCTTTATTGGAGATCTGCTATAATATGCATCTGGTAAGGTCTGCATTTGCAGTCACGCTCCTCTGAGCCCAACCAGGACCTGAACTAATTCTGAAAAAATCATCCAAGTTGTGCAAAAGATCcacagagctctgcagagcacagctggcCAGGGCACTTCTCTCATGGTTTCTAAGGTGACAGAGAAACATACCAGCCACAGGAAACAGTCTGCGCCGCAAGGGTCTGGCTCAATCTTGGTCTCTCTATTCTTTCGTTTGTACACATTAGGAGTAGCATGAAAAGCTGAAAAAGTAACAGTTATCTTTACTATTAGCATTCTCCAAGAGTCTCCCCCCACTCTGCAAGGGACAGGAAGCAGGAGTCTGTGTGGCTGAGGTGGGGCCTGAGGTGACCAGACCCACAGGGTAACCCTGCTCCAACCCACAGTGGGGACCAGGCAGCTTGGGAAGGAGAGGCCAAAGGAGAAGGATCAGCTTTCACACTGAAACAAAAAGACCACGTCATATTAATATTATATCTTTTAATAAATAATTCACTGGAGAAAGTCCTGTGACTTCCCAAAGAAGCCCTTAAGACCTGgagaacagcagctccagcagccaaaCAGCATCCAAAAGGCTTTGGCAGGACCAACCGCAGGAACATGACTAAGACGAAGCTGTAAGTTCCAGGGAGGCAACAAAACACAGGGGGGCACGTCCAGACTTTGGCAGTGAAACATTTCATGCCTTTCACTGAGGAGCTTCTGcaaagcaagagcaaagtctggtGGTGGCAGGACTAGCGCACAAACTGCCGGGAGCTCGGAGGCGGCGTGCGGAGCGCGGAGAGGGGACGGCCGCGCGCGTCGGTCTGCCGTCCGCGGGAGCCCAGAGCGCAGCCGTCCGTGCCAAAGGCTTCTGTCAGCTCCCAAGGCCCCACTGCAAACTCACGAGGCACCACCCTCCAGAGACTCCAGCACGGACTAAGCAAGGCGTGCAGAGGAAAACTGAGGAGAAAGGGCTCTAGGGAAGCGTCCGGCTGAGGCGGCACTTACGATGCAGAAAGCAGTCGTACTTGAAGCAGCGGCGGCAGAAGAGGGTGTGGAAGGAGTGCAGGGACTGCTCCCGCTGCACCGACTTGGCGCACGGCCCGTCGATGTTGGGGGTGCACTGTGGGGGCAGCACGTTGGGGTCGGACACCTCGGTGAGCTCCCGGTACCTGGGGACAAACAAAATGTAGGAGTGACGGGGGTAGGACGGTCAGGATGGACGGAgaggagagatctctgcagccaggtcaggaatttggggtttattgcaaagggtcaagtgcagggccctgctgggagctgccaggcacagctcagagcaggctgagagaagagagggggagagaggatgagagggtaagagagtaaaagggtaagagagcgaggttcctgttacaatacaataaatcttcttctgtgttgaatattctaattcttactaaccaatctagtccaatatacaaatcctatagcatttacatacagcctataagaatcattacatcaccatacggtgttacattttaaaccctaaaaactcctctttgggccccctctgccaagctgtagggtctgctctgacccttggaccttcAGCAGACCAttccattgttttccagttgttcagtaactgagggatctcaaagcttgctttcatttcaatctcactgatagtttctatattctcaaaatcttttgccaggcaatcatatttataaggctttcctgtttcatcttccccaacacacaaACACCCAGGGATGTGCTTTGCCTGTTTGGGACAGCTTTATAGCATCATCAGGCTCTGGCCCAGGTACTgtcagaattcaggacatccctctggctgtcctggattgcccaaacccctgccagggggctcagagaccttggcacagagctcaAAACACTTGtgactttgattatgacccatggaaaaaattaccaatcttatatgaggatctgcaagccatgaaagTCTAAGGAGAATAATAattagtttgtcacagggtgaaaaaatagattttttggggtttttagaatgggggttcaggaggcaagatggaggaatctgggcacgtccagcctttctccttcttggcctctatcttctgctgtgatgttggcacttttggattggtttagagtagaagctcactgtctaacatggtgataggtattgggaagttatggtaaataatgtacatactttttaatataaaaagataacaccagtgtgcctctgtctgacctctgAATGGACCTCAGCAAGttaagagaaagaattttataaataagaaacaataaacaaccttgaaaaagagaatagaagagttctgactccttctttgattgccaggctgggaaaagagactttctaacacatctgggggtcactctgaccagcagaagaTCCTGAGAAGGTACCTCAAGTTTTGTAACACTCAAAACACACTCTGCTCACagagcctgcaggcactgagcttTGTGGCACAGCCAGCCCACAGTGCTGGGTCTCTGAAATATAGATTGCAACTCTTGCTAAGAAAAGGAACAGACAACAGTGTAGGGATTTTCTACCTTTCTTTCATATCCTCTGGGAAGCCATACTCAGGAAACATGGAAGAAATAGCAGTGAATATCATGTCATTGGGGAACCTCTTCTTTGAACACTTCTTGTTACCTGCAAAGAAGAGGAGACAATTCTTCAGACAAGCTGATGTGGATGGGTCTTTCCTCCCTGCACAGAGCAATTCCAGAGATGCTCAGGATTGTTTTAAGACAAAAATGTAATCCCATGCACAGCAGATAAACTTTGTGATCTGCACCAGGCTGAGGTATTCTCAAAGCAGTGCTAGGCCACTTGCAGTGCAGCACAATGTACTGCTGGGAGCACCAACTTCTCTAAAGTGCTATTACTATTTATTTCTGCCAGGGCAGAACTTGCAGACAATGCTTTTCTATACCCACAGAAGTGTTGGTGTTTGTGCTGCCCATATCACTACAGATCAAGGACAAAGACAAAATTACCCATCAGCATTCAAAAGGTCATTGAGGACACATGAAAATCCCACAAACCAGAGCTTCCTCTAGGCAACAAGAGCTCCAGGTGGCacaggagaggggagaggaaCACTAATACATGGAAAGCAGGTCTGGAAGGGATTTGAAAATGTCCATCTCCCTGCCTCCCACAGAAGGAGATCCACCCACACCTCTTTGACAGGTGTTTGCCAGACCAGCACTTGAAAAcatcccacagcctctcagaaAACACCCAGCCCTGCTAATCTCACAGGAAGTGGGTTTCCAGATGACTCATTAAATAACTTCTCACCACACTTTCCGATGGCGATTTCTTCCCCTGTCCACAGCAGACAGTGAGAGCAAATCATTTCCCTTCTGCTACAGAACTTGTCAAGCTGGAACTGCTCTTGGCACATTGACAACCCAGGGATGGCAGGagagcagtgcccagtgctcagGACAGAAATGTGACCAACATAATCTTCATTTCTCTGGGGCAAACCCACCTTCCACTGcaattctctttcttttccttgtcaCTGGCAGCTCCTCTTTTCCATCCTCCTGCTTCACCTCAGAATCGTTGTGTCCTTCCTCTTCCTCGTCCGAGTACTGATTCAGAGCATTCACCAGCTCCAGGAACACAGCATCACTGATGAGGACTGACCCTGAGATCATTTCTGAAACACACACAAGTGGCAGTGCCACCATCTTTCTCATTTCTTGCCATAGCAAACCACAAGCCTACATGCTCTGATACCCACCAGAGCCCTCCTCTCAGTTTTTTTTTGGGGTAGGTGGGATTTTAGCACTAAAGTCAGTAGTGGTGTATCATTTTCAGCAATCTGGGGACAGGCCACACCAGTTTTCCCTGTCTTCCTCCCCACTGGGCAGTTTTATTATGGGGCAGGCAGTGATTTTCATTGATTAAACTCTTGCCTGAGGCAACAAGCAGAACAGGGTTGCTGAGCTTCTCCCCCTCTAGCACATTTTCAGCATCCCAGAGGACGCCTGTGAATCCCTGCACacaacagaactggctccagagCACTCCAGGTATTAAAATGGAGTGAGGTACCCAAAGGCAGGAATGTGCCCTTGCAAAGGAGAACAGCAGGCACCATCCTGTTATCCTGCTCTGAGAGCTCCCACAGAAAAGCTGGTTGCTGCTGCCACCTTTTGACTTCTGAACTACTTGGATATTTGCAAGAGACTGAACCACAGAACCATaggaaggtttgggttggaagggattttaaagctcatcttgttccacccttgCCATGGACaagccaggttgctccaagccccaatccaacctggcctggagtggacagagctggctgctcccaggttACCTTCCTCTCCATGAACTTTGCCATCATAGTTATTAATAAGTTCTTCAATGAAAGTTTCATCTTCTTCCTTCACCTCGTCGCCCATGTAAGGGATATTGCACAGAACTGTTTCATCCTCCACCTGAAGAGAGATCAGACACAGCTCAGAAAAGCAGAGTTTGCTGACCCcagtggggctgtgctctggTCCCTCAGACCTGCCAACAACACACAGCAAAGCTTCAGATGGCTCATCACTGACACATCAGTGCTATCCCACTGCAACCCAGTCACAAACAAAAAGATCTGACTAAGAAATAAAACTCTTAAtacaaagggaaataaaaatattaggaaaaaacacaaacaaacaaacaccccccccccccaaaaaaaaaaaaaaaacatatttacTCTTTGAATTCTGTGAAAGAATGGTGACTCTGTAAAGAAGCCACATGCAAAGGAGACTGCCTGGTGAGGTAGTGTGGACTCAAGGCTGGTTGGGATTCTACAAAACAAGCAACTAAAGCAACACTTTCCATCATCTCTCACACAGATGTTGCCTGAAACAAGTGGGATGAAGAGCCACTCCCCAACTGTGTAACAATCAGATGCTGATCTCACTGAGACCCCCATGCTTCACACATACCATGAAATTCTGCTGAAGAGGGGACCAGGAGTACATAATGGGCACCAGTGCCACTGTGTTCAGGGTCCTCATGTACAGTGTCTGGCTTGGAAATCCTGGGAAAATGCTCTCCACAGTGCACTGGAATACAAGTACAGGGAAGGTCAGTGAGGAACCACTCTGGGAGGCTGCCACAGCCCGAGGAAAACTGAATTCAGGACAAACACAGAAGCCCCACATGCACTCTGTGCACTCCATCACAGGAAAAAGCCTTGGGGGTACTTTTCATCCATTTCTGCATTGCAGAAGTGTGAGGCATGGGCAACACAGACAAAAACTCATCCATAtccccacagctccctgcagAGTCCTGGCTGCAGTCCCCACTTGCTGATGGTGCCCCTTTTCCTCTGCACACCTGTTTCAGGAACGGGTGCCCACTGACTGGCttcatcagctgcactggctgcaCCCGAAGCTTCTTCCAGTCTTCATTAAGGATCTGAGTCTTCTCATGGACCTTTGCAAAGTTGGCCACAAAGAGAGCCTGAAGGGAGAGAGAGGAGTCTCAAAATTTAAGAAAACCCATTGAGAACTCCAACAGCACTGAAAGGGTTCAGCAAGGAGATCCTGCAAAAACCAAGGGGAAATGAGCTTTCCTGCTGCAGTTACACCAATGCCTGTTCAATGACCTCgtgtgtgtgacactgctgcCCACACAGCTCAAGacagcaggaggagaaggggcaTCTCCTCCCATTGATCCAAGTCAAACACAGCTTATCAATTCACCATGCTGACACCCTCTAGTAACACTCAGACACTGTCAGCTGAAATAAATTCTTTTTGGGGCATCCCAGCCCAGTCCTTGCTGTGGCTGTACCTTTGCTCCCATGTTTGCCTGGAACCTCTTGAGCTGCCGCAGACGCATGTACTCAGACTTGactttccttttccagtacatgAT includes these proteins:
- the EZH1 gene encoding histone-lysine N-methyltransferase EZH1, which gives rise to MAEQKMEITTPPTSKCIMYWKRKVKSEYMRLRQLKRFQANMGAKALFVANFAKVHEKTQILNEDWKKLRVQPVQLMKPVSGHPFLKQCTVESIFPGFPSQTLYMRTLNTVALVPIMYSWSPLQQNFMVEDETVLCNIPYMGDEVKEEDETFIEELINNYDGKVHGEEEMISGSVLISDAVFLELVNALNQYSDEEEEGHNDSEVKQEDGKEELPVTRKRKRIAVEGNKKCSKKRFPNDMIFTAISSMFPEYGFPEDMKERYRELTEVSDPNVLPPQCTPNIDGPCAKSVQREQSLHSFHTLFCRRCFKYDCFLHPFHATPNVYKRKNRETKIEPDPCGADCFLWLEGAKEFAALHNPRSKCSGRRRRRHHAVGASCSSTAPAVTETREGDSDRDTGNEWASSSSEANSRCQTPTKQKLSPASSQLFAVETPQEPVEWTGAEESLFRVFHGTYFNNFCSIARLLGTKTCKQVFQFAVKESLITKLPTNELMNPSQKKKRKHRLWAAHCRKIQLKKDNSPTQVYNYQPCDHPEHPCDSSCPCIMTQNFCEKFCQCNPDCQNRFPGCRCKTQCNTKQCPCYLAVRECDPDLCLTCGASEHWDCKVVSCKNCSIQRGLKKHLLLAPSDVAGWGTFIKEAVQKNEFISEYCGELISQDEADRRGKVYDKYMSSFLFNLNNDFVVDATRKGNKIRFANHSVNPNCYAKVVMVNGDHRIGIFAKRAIQAGEELFFDYRYSQADALKYVGIERETDII